In a single window of the Antennarius striatus isolate MH-2024 chromosome 3, ASM4005453v1, whole genome shotgun sequence genome:
- the LOC137592466 gene encoding 3-hydroxy-3-methylglutaryl-coenzyme A reductase-like isoform X1: MLTRLFRMHGLLVASHPWEVIVSTVTLTICMMSMNMFTGNDQICGWNFDCPKTEEQILSSDIIILTITRCIAIVYIYFQFQNLRQLGSKYILGIAGLFTIFSSFVFSTVVIHFLDKELTGLNEALPFFLLLIDLSKACALAKFALSSSSQDEVRDNIARGMAVLGPTFTLDALVECLVIGVGTMSGVRQLEIMCCFGCMSVLANYFVFMTFFPACVSLVLELSRESQEGHPIWQLSHFSRVMEEEDNKPNPVTQRVKMIMSLGLVMVHAHSRWIAEPSSINNTVGVPHVSIGLDHLSPRRIEPEKPLWHFYLTRMYTMDVEQVICLALALLLAIKYIFFEQVEMESTLSLKNPITMSTPPLTPRRPVETCCTKESYAALPPVTTQSEAVPAPANRAERDEVIRPLSALTADPHPKMFFVAGKDEEEVKPKKDSPCLPLKSRDLDECVSILNNPELGPRFLSDAEVMLLVTSKHIPSYKLEATMERPERGVAIRRQMISAKLPSPTALSSLPYTDYDYSKVMGACCENVIGYMPVPVGVAGPLHLDGKQFQVPLATTEGCLVASTNRGCRAIALGGGASSRILADSMTRGPVVRLPSACQAAEVKAWLESADGFQVIKDAFDNTSRFARLQKVLVGLAGRNLYIRFHSKTGDAMGMNMISKGTEQALASLQKHFPDLQVVAVSGNYCTDKKPAAINWIEGRGKSAVCEATIPAKVVREVLKTTTDALVEVNISKNLVGSAMAGSIGGYNAHAANLVAAIYIACGQDPAQSVGSSNCITLMEASGPTGEDLYISCTMPSIELGTVGGGTNLPPQQACLQMLGVQGACQDRPGENARQLARVVCATVMAGELSLMAALAAGHLVKSHMTHNRSKINLQETPGTCAYKAS, translated from the exons ATGTTGACCCGTCTGTTCCGCATGCACGGCCTCCTGGTGGCCTCCCACCCCTGGGAGGTGATCGTCAGCACGGTCACCCTTACCATCTGCATGATGTCCATGAACATGTTCACTGGGAATGACCAGATCTGTGGCTGGAACTTCGATTGCCCCAAAACAGAAGAG CAGATTCtgagcagtgacatcatcatcctgaCCATCACCCGCTGCATCGCCATCGTTTATATTTACTTCCAGTTCCAGAATTTGAGACAGCTGGGTTCCAAATACATtctag GCATTGCTGGTCTTTTCACCATATTCTCCAGCTTTGTTTTCAGCACAGTTGTCATTCACTTTCTTGATAAAGAGCTAACAGGCTTGAA TGAGGCGTTACCCTTCTTCCTGCTACTCATCGACCTCTCCAAAGCATGCGCTCTCGCAAAGTTCGCATTAAGTTCCAGTtctcag gatgaagtgagggaCAACATCGCTCGTGGAATGGCGGTACTGGGACCTACATTTACTCTGGATGCCCTGGTGGAGTGTTTGGTGATCGGAGTGGGAACGATGTCAG GGGTCCGGCAGCTGGAAATCATGTGTTGTTTTGGATGTATGTCTGTCTTGGCCAACTACTTTGTGTTCATGACCTTCTTCCCTGCTTGTGTCTCACTGGTGCTGGAG CTGTCCCGTGAGAGTCAGGAGGGCCATCCCATCTGGCAGCTGAGCCACTTCTCCAgagtgatggaggaagaggacaacAAACCCAACCCCGTGACCCAGCGAGTCAAAATGATCATG TCTCTGGGTCTGGTGATGGTTCATGCTCACAGCCGCTGGATCGCTGAGCCCTCGTCCATCAACAACACAGTGGGTGTTCCTCACGTCAGCATCGGACTGGACCACCTTTCACCCAGGAGGATAGAGCCAGAGAAACCACTCTGGCACTTCTACCTCACCAG GATGTACACCATGGACGTGGAGCAGGTCATCTGTCTGGCCCTGGCCCTGCTGCTGGCTATCAAGTACATCTTCTTCGAGCAGGTTGAGATGGAGTCGACTCTGTCACTGAAGAACCCCATCACCATGTCCACCCCTCCCCTGACGCCACGGCGGCCCGTGGAGACCTGCTGCACGAAGGAGTCGTACGCTGCTTTGCCCCCGGTCACAACCCAGAGTGAGGCCGTCCCAGCCCCCGCCAACAGGGCAGAGAGAG ACGAGGTCATCCGGCCCCTGTCTGCCCTGACTGCAGATCCCCACCCAAAGATGTTCTTCGTCGCGGGGAAGGACGAGGAAGAAGTCAAGCCCAAGAAAGATTCGCCGTGCCTCCCCCTGAAGAGTAGAGACCTGGAcgagtgtgtgtccatcctcAACAACCCCGAG CTGGGGCCTCGTTTCCTGAGCGACGCTGAGGTGATGCTGCTCGTCACCTCCAAACACATCCCATCATACAAGCTGGAGGCCACTATGGAGAGACCAGAGAGAGGAGTCGCCATCAGGAGGCAGATGATATCCGCTAAGCTCCCCTCGCCGACCGCTCTCTCCTCCCTGCCGTACACCGACTACGACTATTCCAAG GTGATGGGTGCTTGTTGCGAGAATGTGATTGGTTACATGCCTGTGCCGGTGGGCGTGGCCGGACCGTTACACCTGGATGGAAAGCAGTTCCAGGTTCCCCTGGCGACCACAGAGGGCTGCTTGGTCGCCAGCACCAACCGTGGTTGTCGAGCAATCGCT CTGGGAGGCGGAGCCAGCAGTCGCATCCTGGCCGACAGCATGACCCGAGGACCCGTGGTGAGGCTACCGTCTGCCTGCCAGGCTGCTGAAGTCAAGGCCTGGCTGGAGAGCGCGGACGGTTTCCAGGTCATCAAAGATGCCTTTGACAACACCAGCAG gttTGCTCGGCTCCAGAAGGTGCTGGTTGGACTGGCCGGGAGAAATCTCTACATTCGCTTCCATTCAAAGACCGGTGACGCTATGGGGATGAATATGATCTCTAAG GGTACAGAACAGGCTCTGGCCAGTCTGCAGAAGCACTTCCCAGATTTGCAGGTGGTGGCCGTCAGCGGAAACTACTGCACCGACAAGAAACCGGCCGCCATCAACTGGATCGAAGGCCGGGGCAAGTCTGCAGTGTGTGAAGCCACAATTCCTGCTAAAGTGGTCAGAGAG GTGTTGAAGACAACGACGGACGCGCTGGTGGAGGTGAACATCAGTAAGAACCTGGTGGGCTCGGCGATGGCGGGGAGCATCGGAGGATATAACGCTCACGCAGCCAACCTGGTGGCCGCCATCTACATCGCCTGTGGGCAG GATCCAGCTCAGTCCGTGGGCAGCAGTAACTGCATCACCTTGATGGAGGCATCGGGTCCAACGGGGGAGGATCTATACATCAGCTGCACCATGCCCTCCATAGAGCTGGGTACTGTAGGTGGGGGCACCAACCTGCCCCCCCAGCAAGCCTGTCTCCAG atgctGGGTGTACAGGGAGCCTGTCAGGATCGCCCGGGGGAGAATGCGCGGCAGCTAGCCAGAGTGGTGTGTGCTACCGTCATGGCTGGAGAGCTGTCGCTCATGGCTGCTCTGGCTGCTGGACACCTGGTGAAgagtcacatgacacacaacAG ATCCAAGATAAACCTACAGGAGACTCCAGGAACATGCGCCTACAAAGCCTCCTGA
- the LOC137592466 gene encoding 3-hydroxy-3-methylglutaryl-coenzyme A reductase-like isoform X2, translating to MLTRLFRMHGLLVASHPWEVIVSTVTLTICMMSMNMFTGNDQICGWNFDCPKTEEILSSDIIILTITRCIAIVYIYFQFQNLRQLGSKYILGIAGLFTIFSSFVFSTVVIHFLDKELTGLNEALPFFLLLIDLSKACALAKFALSSSSQDEVRDNIARGMAVLGPTFTLDALVECLVIGVGTMSGVRQLEIMCCFGCMSVLANYFVFMTFFPACVSLVLELSRESQEGHPIWQLSHFSRVMEEEDNKPNPVTQRVKMIMSLGLVMVHAHSRWIAEPSSINNTVGVPHVSIGLDHLSPRRIEPEKPLWHFYLTRMYTMDVEQVICLALALLLAIKYIFFEQVEMESTLSLKNPITMSTPPLTPRRPVETCCTKESYAALPPVTTQSEAVPAPANRAERDEVIRPLSALTADPHPKMFFVAGKDEEEVKPKKDSPCLPLKSRDLDECVSILNNPELGPRFLSDAEVMLLVTSKHIPSYKLEATMERPERGVAIRRQMISAKLPSPTALSSLPYTDYDYSKVMGACCENVIGYMPVPVGVAGPLHLDGKQFQVPLATTEGCLVASTNRGCRAIALGGGASSRILADSMTRGPVVRLPSACQAAEVKAWLESADGFQVIKDAFDNTSRFARLQKVLVGLAGRNLYIRFHSKTGDAMGMNMISKGTEQALASLQKHFPDLQVVAVSGNYCTDKKPAAINWIEGRGKSAVCEATIPAKVVREVLKTTTDALVEVNISKNLVGSAMAGSIGGYNAHAANLVAAIYIACGQDPAQSVGSSNCITLMEASGPTGEDLYISCTMPSIELGTVGGGTNLPPQQACLQMLGVQGACQDRPGENARQLARVVCATVMAGELSLMAALAAGHLVKSHMTHNRSKINLQETPGTCAYKAS from the exons ATGTTGACCCGTCTGTTCCGCATGCACGGCCTCCTGGTGGCCTCCCACCCCTGGGAGGTGATCGTCAGCACGGTCACCCTTACCATCTGCATGATGTCCATGAACATGTTCACTGGGAATGACCAGATCTGTGGCTGGAACTTCGATTGCCCCAAAACAGAAGAG ATTCtgagcagtgacatcatcatcctgaCCATCACCCGCTGCATCGCCATCGTTTATATTTACTTCCAGTTCCAGAATTTGAGACAGCTGGGTTCCAAATACATtctag GCATTGCTGGTCTTTTCACCATATTCTCCAGCTTTGTTTTCAGCACAGTTGTCATTCACTTTCTTGATAAAGAGCTAACAGGCTTGAA TGAGGCGTTACCCTTCTTCCTGCTACTCATCGACCTCTCCAAAGCATGCGCTCTCGCAAAGTTCGCATTAAGTTCCAGTtctcag gatgaagtgagggaCAACATCGCTCGTGGAATGGCGGTACTGGGACCTACATTTACTCTGGATGCCCTGGTGGAGTGTTTGGTGATCGGAGTGGGAACGATGTCAG GGGTCCGGCAGCTGGAAATCATGTGTTGTTTTGGATGTATGTCTGTCTTGGCCAACTACTTTGTGTTCATGACCTTCTTCCCTGCTTGTGTCTCACTGGTGCTGGAG CTGTCCCGTGAGAGTCAGGAGGGCCATCCCATCTGGCAGCTGAGCCACTTCTCCAgagtgatggaggaagaggacaacAAACCCAACCCCGTGACCCAGCGAGTCAAAATGATCATG TCTCTGGGTCTGGTGATGGTTCATGCTCACAGCCGCTGGATCGCTGAGCCCTCGTCCATCAACAACACAGTGGGTGTTCCTCACGTCAGCATCGGACTGGACCACCTTTCACCCAGGAGGATAGAGCCAGAGAAACCACTCTGGCACTTCTACCTCACCAG GATGTACACCATGGACGTGGAGCAGGTCATCTGTCTGGCCCTGGCCCTGCTGCTGGCTATCAAGTACATCTTCTTCGAGCAGGTTGAGATGGAGTCGACTCTGTCACTGAAGAACCCCATCACCATGTCCACCCCTCCCCTGACGCCACGGCGGCCCGTGGAGACCTGCTGCACGAAGGAGTCGTACGCTGCTTTGCCCCCGGTCACAACCCAGAGTGAGGCCGTCCCAGCCCCCGCCAACAGGGCAGAGAGAG ACGAGGTCATCCGGCCCCTGTCTGCCCTGACTGCAGATCCCCACCCAAAGATGTTCTTCGTCGCGGGGAAGGACGAGGAAGAAGTCAAGCCCAAGAAAGATTCGCCGTGCCTCCCCCTGAAGAGTAGAGACCTGGAcgagtgtgtgtccatcctcAACAACCCCGAG CTGGGGCCTCGTTTCCTGAGCGACGCTGAGGTGATGCTGCTCGTCACCTCCAAACACATCCCATCATACAAGCTGGAGGCCACTATGGAGAGACCAGAGAGAGGAGTCGCCATCAGGAGGCAGATGATATCCGCTAAGCTCCCCTCGCCGACCGCTCTCTCCTCCCTGCCGTACACCGACTACGACTATTCCAAG GTGATGGGTGCTTGTTGCGAGAATGTGATTGGTTACATGCCTGTGCCGGTGGGCGTGGCCGGACCGTTACACCTGGATGGAAAGCAGTTCCAGGTTCCCCTGGCGACCACAGAGGGCTGCTTGGTCGCCAGCACCAACCGTGGTTGTCGAGCAATCGCT CTGGGAGGCGGAGCCAGCAGTCGCATCCTGGCCGACAGCATGACCCGAGGACCCGTGGTGAGGCTACCGTCTGCCTGCCAGGCTGCTGAAGTCAAGGCCTGGCTGGAGAGCGCGGACGGTTTCCAGGTCATCAAAGATGCCTTTGACAACACCAGCAG gttTGCTCGGCTCCAGAAGGTGCTGGTTGGACTGGCCGGGAGAAATCTCTACATTCGCTTCCATTCAAAGACCGGTGACGCTATGGGGATGAATATGATCTCTAAG GGTACAGAACAGGCTCTGGCCAGTCTGCAGAAGCACTTCCCAGATTTGCAGGTGGTGGCCGTCAGCGGAAACTACTGCACCGACAAGAAACCGGCCGCCATCAACTGGATCGAAGGCCGGGGCAAGTCTGCAGTGTGTGAAGCCACAATTCCTGCTAAAGTGGTCAGAGAG GTGTTGAAGACAACGACGGACGCGCTGGTGGAGGTGAACATCAGTAAGAACCTGGTGGGCTCGGCGATGGCGGGGAGCATCGGAGGATATAACGCTCACGCAGCCAACCTGGTGGCCGCCATCTACATCGCCTGTGGGCAG GATCCAGCTCAGTCCGTGGGCAGCAGTAACTGCATCACCTTGATGGAGGCATCGGGTCCAACGGGGGAGGATCTATACATCAGCTGCACCATGCCCTCCATAGAGCTGGGTACTGTAGGTGGGGGCACCAACCTGCCCCCCCAGCAAGCCTGTCTCCAG atgctGGGTGTACAGGGAGCCTGTCAGGATCGCCCGGGGGAGAATGCGCGGCAGCTAGCCAGAGTGGTGTGTGCTACCGTCATGGCTGGAGAGCTGTCGCTCATGGCTGCTCTGGCTGCTGGACACCTGGTGAAgagtcacatgacacacaacAG ATCCAAGATAAACCTACAGGAGACTCCAGGAACATGCGCCTACAAAGCCTCCTGA